From the Microplitis mediator isolate UGA2020A chromosome 6, iyMicMedi2.1, whole genome shotgun sequence genome, one window contains:
- the LOC130669698 gene encoding uncharacterized protein LOC130669698 isoform X4 codes for MASRLPSSHQRKLGPAPIASFEDLSDEVENGESTTARMPGIIEVTTPITPGSSLKTPSTPRIDISRASSSSHHEDSNNSRESSPERELLAGAEPPAGTTLSLGYKEDAQDLRSSTEELDLQDPVHAQDLKRDSKRARRKKEDGTQSECGISLKHERERKDSNCSEIILLNISGRTSRLSSVGSQGSGVSGRLSVVSATSSRSPSPHKCLLETSFCGSKPTLAETSIETSKPETEDLEIMLLKREADTTKALIPESIKVPMVGGNLKPDPLDKPRRRGYEERKEIFKREVEITKRVLEKVNIEVPIIRKPQKVEERDVKTGVEVQKPVTLDFNDKRKKAQNFKDVVQTTPSIGSLSGSPKLPRHQKVRELEGSRTPSPSSVSRKSSFASLFKTRTEVNALSPESPSPTPSAKPRRSLTSKIKDTTESLRSRSKSRERTSVDKGSTKNKNVFTSTLSIFKKRERKKSIQYDGGSTPDHELMGHPSLESIGNVEFRFEADRPSRNEDSIFISLHADSRNYEEALPSESVSIPIETPTKLLDEYENEPRTGNIVTEASIEHQGSGIRIRTEAMIESTGREEVQSPLRPSTSKDSQLSKSSSKDSRVSIQTAKHIEVPSRPGSAEVGKSSDAKSVSVSSRDSVESKSRVAGEPIVKPKRKSKESVSRVESKSKVVESKSNGDKSKSGIEIDGLSINEESQLRITESDKKNKVNGTESSSCKLPPETDKSSESTQRLSESLMVKSQDGLVKTPSVVSDLDHNSSESERDSEIDFVRNKVVKVVSDELPDERKGLFNEESFEEDLPYVPTTLPMEKSVAVPMLPVKQRLQEVRTIPIERPRSTTPINPTLLDEFVMQTSHDDKRADKMKISLPREDSFKLKSPRKHSMNTFSEFAERVVPDAVKRAAGKSPSPPPPLPPRAPAVRPTNWVNFEEIPERRKAPKRIQTIPRPEEDSKAGYSYVQPEECRCECHEESRRASHREPTAGSSINTGITASISSASATHGSSVTRTSSTCSSSNGERACNGDNCTVPTSSGDRASIVR; via the exons CCGGAACGACTCTGTCGTTGGGTTACAAAGAAGATGCCCAGGATTTGCGATCGTCTACAGAGGAACTGGACTTGCAGGATCCAGTTCACGCTCAAGATCTTAAAAGAGACTCAAAGAGAGCACGAAGGAAAAAAGAAGACGGCACACAATCAGAGTGTGGAATTAGTTTGAAACATGAACGGGAACGTAAAGATAGTAATTGTTCCGagattattttacttaatatcAGTGGCAGAACGTCACGGCTGTCTTCCGTTGGGAGTCAAGGCTCCGGTGTATCCGGAAGACTCTCAGTTGTCTCTGCTACCTCTTCCAG ATCACCCAGTCCGCACAAATGTCTCCTAGAGACGTCATTCTGTGGCAGCAAGCCCACGTTAGCGGAAACATCGATTGAAACTTCAAAACCAGAGACAGAAGACTTGGAGATTATGTTACTGAAGCGGGAGGCTGACACGACAAAAGCCCTTATTCCGGAGAGCATAAAGGTGCCAATGGTAGGCGGGAATCTAaagcctgatcccctggataaGCCAAGAAGACGGGGGTATGAAGAAcgtaaagaaatatttaaacgtgAAGTCGAGATCACGAAGCGGGTCTTGGAAAAGGTCAACATtgag GTTCCAATTATTAGGAAACCGCAGAAAGTTGAGGAACGAGATGTAAAAACGGGTGTTGAGGTACAGAAGCCAGTGACGCTTGACTTTaatgataagagaaaaaaagctcaaaattttaaggaTGTGGTTCAGACAACTCCGAGCATCGGGAGTCTCAGTGGGAGTCCGAAACTCCCGCGGCATCAGAAAGTTCGGGAACTCGAAGGTTCGAGAACTCCAAGTCCTTCATCGGTTTCGAGAAAAAGTAGTTTTGCGTCTTTATTCAAA ACGCGGACGGAAGTTAATGCATTGAGTCCCGAGTCACCTTCGCCGACGCCGAGCGCGAAGCCTCGACGGAGCTTGACATCTAAGATTAAAGATACGACGGAAAGCTTGAGAAGTAGATCTAAATCCCGAGAGCGCACGTCTGTTGATAAAGGAAgtacgaagaataaaaatgtttttacgTCAACGCTGAGTATTTTCAAGAAACGTGAGAGGAAGAAAAGTATTCAGTATGACGGAGGCAGTACTCCGGACCATGAACTAATGGGTCATCCGTCGCTGGAGAGTATCGGGAATGTCGAGTTTAGATTCGAGGCGGATCGACCCAGTCGCAATGaagattcaatttttataagctTGCATGCTGACTCGAGAAATTATGAGGAGGCTTTGCCGTCTGAGAGCGTGTCTATACCCATTGAGACGCCGACAAAATTGTTGGATGAGTACGAAAACGAACCACGGACAGGCAATATCGTGACTGAGGCATCGATCGAACATCAGGGCTCGGGGATAAGGATAAGAACTGAGGCGATGATTGAGTCGACGGGTCGCGAGGAAGTTCAGAGTCCCCTGCGGCCGAGCACGTCGAAAGATTCCCAGTTGTCAAAGAGTTCGTCGAAGGACTCGCGGGTCAGTATTCAAACGGCAAAACACATTGAGGTCCCGTCAAGACCTGGGTCTGCGGAGGTCGGGAAATCCAGCGACGCTAAGTCGGTCAGTGTTTCGAGTAGGGATTCCGTTGAAAGCAAGAGCAGGGTAGCTGGTGAACCCATCGTCAAGCCAAAGAGGAAAAGCAAAGAGAGTGTGTCAAGAGTTGAAAGTAAATCAAAAGTTGTCGAGAGTAAATCAAATGGTGATAAAAGTAAATCGGGGATAGAAATCGACGGTCTGTCGATAAATGAAGAAAGTCAATTGAGAATAACagaaagtgataaaaaaaataaagtaaacgGAACTGAAAGCTCGTCTTGTAAGTTGCCGCCAGAGACTGATAAATCCTCAGAGTCAACTCAAAGATTATCTGAAAGTCTTATGGTTAAATCTCAAGATGGTTTAGTTAAGACACCGAGTGTAGTTTCTGATTTAGATCACAATAGTTCCGAGTCTGAGCGTGATTCCGAAATTGATTTTGTGAGAAATAAGGTAGTGAAAGTTGTTAGCGATGAGTTACCGGACGAGAGAAAGGGTTTGTTTAATGAGGAAAGTTTTGAAGAGGATCTTCCTTACGTGCCAACGACGTTGCCCATGGAGAAGAGTGTCGCCGTACCAATGCTGCCAGTAAAACAGCGGCTGCAAGAAGTAAGAACGATCCCAATAGAGCGGCCGAGATCTACAACTCCCATTAATCCAACTCTGCTCGACGAATTCGTTATGCAGACATCACACGACGACAAACGGGCTGACAAAATGAAGATTTCGTTGCCGCGGGAAGACagtttcaaattaaaaagtcCACGCAAGCACTCGATGAACACATTTAGTGAGTTTGCCGAGCGCGTGGTACCCGATGCTGTCAAAAGAGCCGCGGGAAAGTCACCGAGTCCACCGCCACCACTGCCACCCAGAGCACCCGCCGTTCGGCCAACGAATTGGGTTAATTTTGAAGAAATTCCTGAGCGCCGAAAAGCTCCCAAGAGGATCCAAACGATACCACGTCCAGAGGAAGACAGCAAAGCTGGTTACAGTTACGTCCAGCCAGAGGAATGTCGATGCGAGTGTCACGAAGAATCTAGAAGAGCTTCCCATAGAGAACCAACCGCTGGTTCCAGCATAAATACCGGAATTACTGCCAGCATTTCGTCGGCATCAGCGACTCACGGGTCCTCTGTAACCCGAACTTCGTCAACATGCAGCAGCAGCAATGGGGAGCGCGCTTGCAATGGCGATAATTGCACAGTTCCTACGAGCTCGGGTGATCGTGCCAGTATCGTGAGGTAA